Proteins from one Bacteroides zhangwenhongii genomic window:
- a CDS encoding type II toxin-antitoxin system RelE/ParE family toxin, which yields MKKIIAYKHYFSDFISTLSKEECGKIRRALDLFKVENKIPRHFIKFIRDGIYEFRVNYGNNEFRIFFAYDGDTIVILFNAFRKKTQKTPDCEIKKAIKLKEEYYDAKRNQ from the coding sequence ATGAAAAAGATAATCGCATACAAGCACTATTTTTCCGACTTCATTTCGACACTATCGAAAGAAGAATGTGGAAAAATTCGTCGCGCGCTGGATTTATTCAAAGTAGAGAATAAGATACCCAGACACTTTATTAAATTCATACGTGATGGGATTTATGAATTTCGTGTAAATTACGGGAATAATGAGTTCCGCATCTTTTTCGCCTATGACGGGGATACAATTGTAATTCTGTTCAACGCATTCAGGAAAAAAACACAGAAAACGCCTGATTGTGAAATTAAAAAAGCAATAAAACTAAAGGAGGAATATTATGACGCTAAAAGAAATCAGTAA
- a CDS encoding aldose epimerase family protein, which yields MNNTFPTEGNLSGLSRKDFQKEINNKETDLFILKNKKGMEVAVTNYGCAILSIMVPDKNGKYANVILGHDSIDHVINSPEPFLSTTIGRYGNRIAKGKFTLFGEEHELTINNGPNSLHGGPTGFHARVWDAVQIDEGTVQFNYVSADGEEGFPGNLEVEMTYRLDDEVNALNIEYRATTDKATVANLTNHGFFNLAGIAAPTPTVNDHIVTINADFYTPIDEVSIPTGEIAKVEGTPMDFRTPHTVGERIDDKFQQLVFGAGYDHCYVLNKTESGSLELAATCKDPKSGRLMEVYTTEAGVQLYTGNWLNGFEGAHGATFPARSAICFEAQCFPDTPNKPHFPSATLLPGDEYQQITIYKFSVEE from the coding sequence ATGAATAACACATTCCCAACAGAAGGGAATCTATCAGGGCTCAGCCGGAAAGATTTCCAAAAGGAGATAAACAATAAAGAAACTGATTTATTTATCCTCAAAAACAAGAAGGGAATGGAAGTAGCTGTAACAAATTACGGATGCGCCATTCTTTCTATTATGGTACCGGATAAAAACGGTAAGTATGCCAATGTGATTCTCGGACACGACAGTATCGACCATGTAATCAACAGTCCCGAACCTTTCCTGAGTACGACTATCGGACGTTACGGCAACCGCATTGCCAAAGGAAAATTCACCTTGTTCGGCGAAGAACATGAACTCACCATCAACAACGGGCCGAACTCCCTGCATGGAGGACCTACCGGTTTCCACGCCCGCGTATGGGACGCTGTTCAGATTGATGAAGGTACAGTGCAATTCAATTATGTTTCCGCCGACGGCGAAGAGGGGTTCCCCGGTAATCTGGAAGTAGAAATGACTTACCGCCTGGATGACGAGGTGAATGCTCTGAATATTGAATATCGCGCTACAACGGACAAAGCTACAGTAGCCAATCTGACCAATCACGGTTTCTTCAATCTTGCCGGCATAGCCGCTCCCACTCCTACTGTCAACGACCATATCGTTACTATCAACGCTGATTTCTATACACCTATTGACGAAGTTTCCATCCCTACCGGAGAAATAGCCAAAGTAGAAGGTACACCGATGGATTTCCGTACTCCGCACACCGTAGGCGAACGTATCGATGATAAGTTCCAGCAATTGGTATTCGGCGCAGGATATGACCATTGCTACGTATTGAACAAGACAGAGAGCGGTTCGCTTGAGTTGGCCGCGACCTGCAAGGATCCGAAAAGCGGACGTCTCATGGAAGTATATACAACGGAAGCCGGTGTACAGCTTTATACCGGAAACTGGCTCAACGGATTCGAAGGTGCACACGGTGCTACCTTCCCTGCAAGAAGCGCTATCTGCTTTGAAGCTCAATGTTTCCCGGATACTCCGAACAAGCCTCATTTTCCATCGGCTACCTTGCTACCGGGCGATGAGTATCAACAAATCACTATTTACAAATTTTCCGTAGAAGAATAA
- the galK gene encoding galactokinase, translated as MDTEYVRSRFIKHFDGTTGFLYASPGRINLIGEHTDYNGGFVFPGAVDKGMIAEIKPNGTDKVRAYSIDLKDYVEFGLNEEDAPRASWARYIFGVCREMIKRGVDVKGFNTAFAGDVPLGAGMSSSAALESTYAFALNELFGDNKIDKFELAKVGQATEHNYCGVNCGIMDQFASVFGKAGSLIRLDCRSLEYQYFPFHPEGYRLVLMDSVVKHELASSAYNKRRQSCEAAVAAIQKKHPHVEFLRDCTMEMLEEAKAEISAEDYMRAEYVIEEIQRVLDVCDALEKDDYETVGKKMYETHHGMSKLYEVSCEELDFLNDCAKEYGVTGSRVMGGGFGGCTINLVKNELYDNFVEKTKAAFKAKFGRSPKVYDVVIGDGSRRLE; from the coding sequence ATGGATACAGAATATGTAAGAAGTCGCTTTATCAAACACTTTGACGGAACTACAGGTTTTTTATATGCTTCTCCGGGCCGTATCAACCTGATCGGTGAGCATACCGACTACAATGGCGGATTCGTTTTTCCGGGTGCAGTAGACAAAGGTATGATTGCAGAAATCAAACCGAACGGTACTGACAAAGTAAGAGCGTACTCTATCGACTTGAAAGATTATGTAGAATTCGGCTTGAACGAGGAAGATGCTCCCCGTGCAAGTTGGGCAAGATATATTTTCGGTGTTTGCCGTGAAATGATCAAACGTGGCGTTGACGTGAAAGGATTCAATACGGCTTTCGCAGGTGATGTGCCTCTAGGTGCAGGTATGTCTTCTTCTGCCGCTTTGGAAAGTACATACGCTTTCGCATTGAACGAATTGTTCGGTGACAACAAGATAGATAAATTTGAATTGGCTAAGGTAGGTCAGGCTACAGAGCATAATTATTGTGGTGTGAACTGCGGTATCATGGACCAATTCGCTTCCGTATTCGGTAAAGCCGGCAGCTTGATCCGTCTGGATTGCCGTTCATTGGAATATCAGTATTTCCCGTTCCATCCGGAAGGTTACCGTCTGGTGTTGATGGATTCAGTTGTCAAGCACGAATTGGCTTCTTCCGCTTACAACAAGCGCCGCCAAAGTTGTGAAGCTGCCGTTGCCGCTATCCAGAAGAAACATCCGCACGTAGAATTCCTGCGTGACTGTACGATGGAGATGTTGGAAGAGGCTAAAGCTGAAATCAGTGCCGAAGACTATATGCGTGCAGAATACGTAATCGAGGAAATCCAACGTGTATTGGACGTTTGCGATGCTTTGGAAAAAGATGATTACGAAACTGTAGGTAAGAAGATGTACGAAACTCATCACGGCATGAGCAAGCTGTACGAAGTAAGCTGCGAAGAACTCGACTTCCTGAACGACTGCGCTAAAGAATATGGCGTAACCGGTTCACGTGTTATGGGTGGCGGTTTCGGTGGTTGTACAATCAACCTTGTCAAGAACGAATTGTATGACAACTTCGTTGAAAAGACCAAAGCTGCGTTCAAAGCTAAATTCGGCAGAAGCCCGAAAGTGTATGATGTAGTAATCGGTGACGGTTCTCGTAGATTGGAATAA
- a CDS encoding HU family DNA-binding protein codes for MIRYKIYQNQQQKGLNAGKWFARAVSDETFDLTKLAEHMSKHNSPYSGGVIKGVLSDMVDCIKELLLDGKCVKIDDLAIFGVGIRSKAADTLEDFSLEKNITGMRLKARATGNLSTTNLKLDSQLKQQTEYQKPTTAGGGSDSGDTPDPKPDGGGEAPDPAA; via the coding sequence ATGATTCGTTACAAAATTTATCAAAACCAACAGCAAAAAGGCCTGAATGCAGGCAAATGGTTCGCCCGTGCGGTAAGTGACGAGACGTTTGATTTGACCAAGCTTGCCGAACACATGTCTAAACACAATTCACCGTATTCCGGTGGTGTCATCAAAGGTGTACTTTCCGACATGGTAGACTGCATCAAGGAATTGCTGCTCGACGGCAAATGTGTGAAAATCGACGACCTTGCCATCTTTGGTGTGGGCATCCGCAGCAAGGCGGCTGATACGCTGGAAGATTTTTCATTGGAGAAAAACATCACTGGTATGCGTCTGAAAGCCCGTGCTACCGGTAATTTGTCAACCACCAACCTGAAACTCGACAGCCAGTTGAAACAGCAGACCGAATATCAGAAACCGACAACTGCCGGAGGAGGTTCTGACTCGGGTGATACCCCTGATCCGAAACCGGATGGTGGCGGTGAAGCGCCTGATCCGGCTGCTTAA
- a CDS encoding MFS transporter — MTQEKKNGKIIAIITMIFLFGMISFVTNLAAPMGIVLKNQFDVSNALGMLGNFGNFIAYAVMGIPSGILLQRVGYKKTALIAVAIGFIGVGIQFLSGHSSPEMAFAVYLIGAFVAGFSMCLLNTVVNPMLNKLGGEGNKGNQLIQVGGSFNSVMATITPMFVGILIAGSIEKATISQIFPVMYTAMAVFAFAFFVLLFVHIPEPNAATSTEPIGKLMKGALKFRHFILGAIAIFVYVGIEVGVPGTLNLFLTDSVEKGGAGIASTISGFVVGTYWFLMLVGRLAGASLGAKVSSKAMLTFTSGLGLILVILAIFSSTETLVNLPVLQQSETGGLSFGFAEVPINAMYLVLVGLCTSIMWGGIFNLAVEGLGKYLAAASGLFMVLVCGGGILPVIQGIVADIAGFMPSYWVIIAALAYLLFYGLVGCKNVNKDIPVE, encoded by the coding sequence ATGACACAAGAAAAAAAGAACGGTAAAATCATTGCAATCATTACGATGATTTTCCTTTTCGGTATGATTTCATTTGTTACTAACCTTGCTGCCCCCATGGGTATCGTGCTAAAAAACCAGTTCGACGTATCAAACGCATTAGGTATGCTGGGAAACTTCGGAAACTTCATTGCTTATGCAGTAATGGGTATTCCAAGCGGTATACTGCTGCAACGTGTGGGATATAAGAAAACAGCACTTATCGCAGTGGCTATCGGTTTCATAGGCGTAGGCATTCAATTCTTATCCGGTCATTCAAGCCCGGAAATGGCTTTTGCCGTTTATCTGATCGGCGCATTCGTTGCAGGTTTCTCCATGTGTCTGCTTAACACGGTTGTAAACCCGATGTTGAACAAACTTGGAGGTGAAGGCAACAAAGGAAATCAGCTTATTCAGGTCGGTGGATCTTTCAACTCTGTAATGGCTACCATTACTCCGATGTTTGTAGGTATCCTTATCGCCGGTTCTATCGAAAAAGCGACTATCTCTCAGATATTCCCTGTGATGTATACCGCAATGGCTGTATTTGCTTTTGCATTCTTTGTTCTTCTGTTCGTACATATACCGGAACCCAATGCCGCTACTTCAACAGAACCTATTGGAAAATTGATGAAAGGTGCTTTGAAATTCCGCCATTTCATCTTAGGAGCTATTGCAATCTTTGTATATGTAGGTATTGAAGTGGGTGTGCCGGGTACTTTGAATTTGTTCTTGACAGATTCTGTAGAGAAAGGTGGAGCAGGTATAGCGTCTACAATCTCAGGATTCGTAGTAGGAACTTATTGGTTCTTAATGTTGGTCGGACGTCTGGCCGGTGCTTCACTAGGTGCCAAAGTCTCCAGTAAAGCTATGCTTACATTTACTTCCGGCTTAGGCTTGATCTTGGTAATCCTTGCTATCTTCTCATCTACTGAGACATTAGTGAATCTTCCCGTACTTCAACAAAGCGAAACGGGCGGTTTGTCTTTCGGATTTGCCGAAGTGCCTATTAACGCCATGTATCTAGTTTTAGTCGGACTGTGTACTTCCATTATGTGGGGTGGTATCTTTAACCTTGCAGTAGAAGGACTGGGCAAATATCTTGCTGCCGCTTCCGGCTTATTCATGGTATTGGTTTGCGGTGGCGGTATCCTTCCTGTCATTCAGGGTATAGTAGCCGATATCGCAGGTTTCATGCCTAGCTACTGGGTTATTATCGCTGCTCTTGCTTATCTGCTGTTCTACGGTCTGGTAGGTTGCAAGAATGTAAACAAAGATATTCCTGTGGAATAA
- a CDS encoding type I phosphomannose isomerase catalytic subunit, with amino-acid sequence MYPLKFEPILKQTLWGGDKIIPFKHLNADLKGVGESWEISGVEDNESVVANGPDKGLTLADMVRRYREELVGEANYARFGNKFPLLIKFIDAKQDLSIQVHPTDELAKKRHNSMGKTEMWYVVDADKGAKLRSGFSEQITPKEYKERVLNNTITDVLQEYEIHPGDVFFLPAGRVHSIGAGSFIAEIQQTSDITYRIYDFNRKDANGKTRELHTDLAREAINYEVLDDYRTKYEPLKDEPVELVACPYFTTSLYDMTEEISCDYSELDSFVIFICMEGSCVMKDNEGNELTVNAGESILLPATTQDVTITPVGGNVKLLETYV; translated from the coding sequence ATGTATCCATTAAAATTCGAACCCATTCTGAAGCAGACGCTTTGGGGGGGCGACAAAATTATTCCGTTCAAGCATCTGAACGCTGACTTGAAGGGAGTAGGAGAAAGCTGGGAGATTTCCGGCGTTGAAGACAATGAGTCCGTTGTGGCGAATGGCCCGGACAAAGGTTTAACCTTGGCTGATATGGTAAGAAGGTATCGCGAGGAATTGGTGGGAGAAGCGAACTATGCTCGTTTCGGAAACAAATTTCCGTTGCTCATCAAGTTTATCGACGCTAAACAGGATTTGTCCATCCAGGTACACCCGACAGACGAACTGGCGAAGAAACGCCATAATTCAATGGGTAAGACAGAAATGTGGTATGTGGTAGATGCCGACAAAGGAGCAAAGTTGCGTTCGGGATTTTCCGAACAGATTACTCCGAAAGAATATAAAGAACGTGTGTTGAACAATACGATCACTGACGTATTGCAGGAATACGAGATTCATCCGGGTGATGTGTTCTTTCTTCCTGCCGGGCGTGTGCACAGTATCGGGGCAGGTTCATTCATCGCCGAGATTCAGCAGACTTCCGACATCACTTACCGTATCTATGACTTCAACCGTAAAGATGCGAATGGTAAAACCCGTGAGCTTCACACTGATTTAGCCCGTGAAGCCATCAACTATGAGGTATTGGATGATTATCGCACGAAGTATGAACCTTTGAAGGATGAACCGGTGGAATTGGTGGCTTGTCCTTACTTCACTACTTCTTTGTATGACATGACTGAAGAAATCAGTTGCGATTATTCGGAACTCGACTCATTCGTGATCTTTATCTGTATGGAGGGATCATGCGTAATGAAAGATAATGAAGGCAATGAACTGACAGTCAATGCGGGAGAATCAATCTTGCTACCTGCTACGACGCAGGATGTCACTATTACTCCCGTAGGAGGTAATGTGAAACTGTTGGAAACGTACGTATAA
- a CDS encoding RloB family protein yields the protein MSKLLPKHRFEEIKKAQRQAKLDKRRKIAVRNVSVSFLIVCEGERTEPNYFKALIKDRYSDIREVTIEGKGQGTVSLIKETMAIRNKSNKEFDRVWAVFDKDDFNDFNDAIRLAHKNHILCAWSNESFELWYYLHFQYLDTGISRAQYIEKIEREVQNKTNDTSYRYKKKSPETFDILQRIGNESLAIKYAQRLRESFSGTDYASHKPCTTVYELVEELTHPEKLL from the coding sequence ATGAGTAAATTACTGCCGAAACATCGGTTTGAGGAAATTAAAAAAGCACAGAGACAGGCGAAGTTAGATAAAAGAAGAAAAATAGCAGTACGTAATGTATCTGTCAGTTTCCTGATCGTATGCGAAGGTGAAAGAACCGAGCCGAACTATTTCAAGGCCTTGATAAAAGACCGTTATTCAGATATTCGTGAAGTAACAATCGAAGGAAAGGGACAGGGAACAGTTAGTCTGATCAAAGAGACTATGGCTATCCGCAACAAATCAAATAAAGAGTTTGACCGAGTATGGGCTGTTTTTGACAAAGATGATTTCAACGATTTCAATGATGCAATAAGACTTGCACACAAAAATCATATTCTTTGTGCATGGTCTAATGAATCTTTCGAACTATGGTATTATCTACACTTTCAATATTTGGATACCGGCATATCTCGGGCTCAATATATTGAAAAAATAGAAAGAGAAGTCCAAAATAAGACGAATGACACAAGTTATCGATATAAAAAGAAATCCCCAGAAACATTTGACATATTGCAGCGTATAGGTAACGAATCATTAGCTATAAAATATGCCCAACGTCTAAGAGAATCCTTTTCCGGAACAGACTATGCATCGCATAAGCCTTGCACTACAGTATATGAATTGGTAGAAGAATTAACACATCCCGAGAAATTGTTATAA
- a CDS encoding AAA family ATPase, whose amino-acid sequence MEATAIKELNESIIERDGYKLLPSAVIYGANSSGKSNLLKAIRKFREMISTSSKLNSTDKLNITPFLLNPHTVQEPSYFEIELLINKQIYTYGFTADNQKVYEEWLYVKKGKNKKEICLFGRIEEGIGIGDEYSEGVGLEEKVRDNGLFLSTVDSFNGEIAGNIISAINSIAIISGINHESLSTFTNKLCTQATFSLEFQQKVQGFLNSMNVGFTKFEIPKDEKLAEEIKAYTIHHLYNDEGEIIGETRFSMKEHESSGTNKLFDLAALVIGQLDFGYPLIVDELDSKLHPLLTQHIIKLFNNPKTNPKGAQLIFATHDTNLLNVKTFRRDQIWFTEKDHSEATDLYSLAEFREPEGNKIRKDRSFEKDYINGRYGAIPYIKD is encoded by the coding sequence ATGGAAGCTACCGCTATTAAAGAATTGAATGAATCGATTATAGAAAGAGACGGTTATAAATTGCTTCCATCGGCCGTTATTTATGGAGCCAACTCCAGTGGAAAAAGTAATTTATTGAAAGCGATTAGAAAATTCAGAGAAATGATCAGTACATCTTCCAAGTTGAACTCTACTGACAAATTAAATATCACCCCCTTTCTATTAAATCCACATACTGTGCAGGAACCTTCATATTTTGAAATTGAACTGCTTATAAACAAACAAATATACACGTATGGTTTCACCGCAGATAACCAAAAAGTATATGAAGAATGGTTATATGTAAAGAAAGGGAAAAACAAAAAAGAAATATGCCTATTCGGCCGGATAGAAGAAGGAATAGGAATAGGAGATGAATACAGTGAAGGAGTAGGATTGGAAGAAAAGGTGCGTGATAACGGATTGTTTTTATCAACTGTCGATTCATTCAACGGTGAAATAGCCGGTAACATTATTTCCGCAATCAATAGTATTGCAATAATATCAGGCATTAATCATGAGTCTTTGTCTACCTTTACAAATAAATTATGTACCCAAGCAACATTTAGTCTCGAATTTCAACAAAAAGTACAAGGTTTTCTAAATTCAATGAATGTAGGATTTACCAAGTTTGAAATTCCTAAAGATGAGAAACTAGCTGAGGAGATCAAAGCATACACGATACATCATTTATACAATGATGAAGGAGAAATTATCGGAGAAACCCGTTTTTCGATGAAAGAACATGAGTCATCAGGAACTAATAAATTATTTGACTTAGCGGCTTTAGTTATCGGTCAATTGGATTTTGGTTATCCGTTAATTGTGGATGAACTTGATTCCAAGCTTCATCCGTTGCTAACCCAACATATAATTAAACTTTTCAATAACCCGAAGACGAATCCTAAGGGAGCTCAACTGATTTTTGCGACTCACGACACTAATTTATTGAATGTAAAAACATTCCGTAGAGATCAGATTTGGTTTACTGAAAAAGATCATTCAGAAGCTACCGATCTCTATTCATTAGCAGAATTCAGAGAGCCGGAAGGAAATAAAATAAGGAAAGACCGGAGCTTTGAAAAAGATTATATTAACGGACGTTACGGAGCAATCCCCTATATTAAAGATTGA
- a CDS encoding helix-turn-helix domain-containing protein, producing the protein MTLKEISKDIYDVDTWLDEGLGKEGTPEREKNREKAWEEYNAQILLDARKNARLTQAELARRIGADKGYISRVERGLTVPTVSTLYRIAAAMGLTVELRPI; encoded by the coding sequence ATGACGCTAAAAGAAATCAGTAAAGACATCTACGACGTAGATACTTGGTTGGATGAGGGTCTTGGCAAAGAAGGAACTCCCGAACGTGAAAAGAACCGGGAGAAAGCATGGGAAGAATATAATGCCCAAATCCTATTAGATGCTCGTAAAAACGCAAGATTAACGCAAGCGGAGCTTGCTAGACGAATAGGAGCTGATAAGGGATATATATCCCGTGTAGAAAGAGGGCTTACAGTTCCCACCGTTTCTACCTTGTACCGCATCGCAGCAGCTATGGGACTGACCGTAGAGTTACGCCCAATATAA
- a CDS encoding tyrosine-type recombinase/integrase: protein MKNKKGFSRCANDYIGRLREEGRYSTAHVYQSAIFSFSKFCGTCNVSFRQITRECLRLYEEHLCERGLKPNTVSTYMRMIRSIYNRGVKAGNTPYVFALFHEAYTGIDVRQKKALPLFELYRLLYEDPQSERLRRTQDIASLMFQLCGMPFVDLAHLEKSALENNVLRYKRVKTKTIMCVEVLDSAMEKMNRLWNTREPQPNCPDYLFDILRGDKSRKDERAYREYQSALRKFNNDLKELARVLHLKSPVTSYALRHSWATIAKYRGVSIEMISEALGHKSIKTTQTYLKGFGLKEQTEVNKGNLSYIKNSHSGK, encoded by the coding sequence ATGAAAAACAAAAAAGGATTTAGCCGATGTGCGAATGATTACATCGGTCGTTTGCGTGAGGAAGGACGTTATTCTACGGCTCATGTTTATCAGAGTGCCATTTTTTCGTTCAGTAAGTTTTGTGGTACGTGCAATGTGTCGTTCAGACAAATTACTCGTGAGTGTTTGCGGCTTTACGAGGAGCACCTTTGTGAGCGTGGCTTAAAGCCCAATACCGTTTCTACGTATATGCGTATGATTCGTAGTATCTATAATCGTGGCGTGAAAGCCGGCAATACACCCTATGTGTTTGCTCTGTTTCATGAAGCTTATACAGGGATCGATGTCCGGCAAAAGAAGGCGTTACCTCTCTTCGAGTTATATAGACTTCTGTATGAAGATCCCCAATCGGAACGTTTGCGCCGTACACAGGACATTGCTTCCCTGATGTTTCAGCTCTGTGGAATGCCGTTCGTCGATCTGGCTCATTTGGAAAAGTCGGCTCTTGAAAATAATGTACTGCGTTACAAACGTGTCAAGACCAAAACTATTATGTGTGTGGAAGTACTTGATAGTGCGATGGAGAAGATGAACCGACTCTGGAATACGCGTGAGCCCCAGCCGAATTGTCCCGACTACCTGTTTGATATTCTTCGCGGGGATAAGAGCCGGAAAGATGAAAGGGCTTATCGGGAATACCAGTCCGCCCTCCGGAAATTTAATAATGATTTGAAAGAACTGGCAAGAGTCCTACATTTAAAATCACCTGTCACTTCATACGCATTACGCCATTCTTGGGCTACTATTGCCAAATATAGGGGCGTATCTATCGAAATGATCAGTGAGGCGTTAGGGCATAAATCTATAAAAACGACACAAACTTATTTGAAAGGCTTCGGACTTAAGGAACAGACAGAGGTAAATAAAGGAAATTTATCTTACATCAAAAATAGCCATTCAGGCAAGTAA
- a CDS encoding DUF4248 domain-containing protein, whose translation MNEFKIRAYGRMELAQLYSPELTDIAAYRKMKKWISLCPGLLQRLYDLGYESKRRSFTPLEVRVIVDALGEP comes from the coding sequence ATGAACGAATTCAAAATACGCGCCTACGGCCGCATGGAACTGGCTCAACTTTATTCTCCGGAACTAACTGACATTGCTGCATATCGAAAGATGAAGAAATGGATCTCTTTATGTCCCGGACTTCTGCAACGCCTGTACGACTTAGGTTACGAATCAAAGCGCCGCTCATTCACCCCGTTGGAGGTGAGAGTGATTGTAGACGCCTTGGGAGAACCTTAG
- a CDS encoding polysaccharide biosynthesis/export family protein: protein MNTKLSGAFALIFFFFFFSACQSYKKVPYLQDAEILKQANTQVAPVQDARLIPGDEVSILVSTSDPVVSQPFNAQGSTFLLDDQGNINYPVLGKLPLNGLTSREAENLITERLKAYVKERPTVVVRMSGFKVSVLGEVASPGVYPVVNEQINVLEALAMAGDLTIYGVRDNVKLIREDQNGHKQFVTLNLNDADLLLSPYYQLQQNDILYVTPNKVKAQSADIGTSTTMWISGFSILISIASLLVNILR from the coding sequence ATGAATACGAAATTATCCGGTGCTTTTGCACTGATATTCTTTTTTTTCTTTTTTTCGGCTTGCCAGTCCTATAAGAAAGTACCTTACTTGCAGGATGCGGAGATTTTGAAACAGGCGAATACGCAAGTTGCGCCTGTTCAGGACGCAAGGCTGATACCGGGTGATGAAGTTTCCATTCTTGTTTCCACTTCCGATCCGGTTGTTTCGCAGCCTTTCAATGCGCAAGGCAGTACGTTTCTATTGGACGATCAGGGAAATATCAATTATCCGGTTTTAGGTAAACTTCCGTTGAACGGTTTAACAAGTCGTGAAGCTGAAAACCTGATCACGGAGAGACTGAAAGCATACGTTAAAGAAAGACCTACGGTAGTAGTCCGTATGTCCGGCTTCAAAGTTTCAGTTTTGGGAGAAGTGGCCTCACCCGGTGTTTATCCGGTAGTGAACGAGCAGATCAACGTACTCGAAGCCCTTGCCATGGCAGGAGACCTGACCATTTATGGTGTTCGTGATAATGTAAAATTGATCCGCGAAGACCAGAATGGGCATAAACAGTTTGTTACACTCAATTTGAACGACGCGGATCTGTTATTATCTCCTTACTATCAGTTGCAACAGAATGACATCCTGTATGTCACTCCCAATAAAGTCAAAGCGCAGAGCGCAGACATCGGAACAAGTACAACGATGTGGATTTCGGGATTTTCTATCCTGATATCTATTGCCAGTTTGCTGGTCAATATACTTAGATAA
- a CDS encoding UpxY family transcription antiterminator: MILTNRKSENAGPSNGTGEGVAHSKRWYVALVRMHHEKKVAEYLGKMGIENFVPVQQEIHQWSDRRKMVEAVLLPMMVFVHADPKERKEVLTLSTVSRYMVMRGESTPAVIPDEQMARFRFMLDYSEEAICMSSSPLARGEKVRVIKGPLTGLVGELVNVDGKSKIAVRLNMLGCACVNMPIGYVEAICEKN, translated from the coding sequence ATGATTTTAACAAACCGAAAATCAGAAAATGCTGGGCCTAGTAATGGGACAGGGGAAGGCGTAGCACACTCTAAACGCTGGTATGTCGCCTTGGTTCGTATGCACCATGAGAAGAAGGTTGCCGAGTATTTAGGTAAAATGGGGATTGAGAATTTTGTTCCTGTCCAGCAGGAGATTCATCAGTGGAGTGACCGTCGTAAGATGGTTGAAGCAGTTCTTCTTCCAATGATGGTATTTGTCCATGCCGATCCGAAGGAACGTAAAGAAGTTCTAACTCTTTCTACAGTTAGTCGCTATATGGTGATGCGAGGTGAGAGCACACCGGCAGTGATTCCCGATGAGCAGATGGCTCGTTTCCGTTTCATGCTCGATTATTCCGAAGAAGCTATTTGTATGAGTAGTTCCCCTTTGGCACGTGGTGAAAAAGTACGTGTCATCAAGGGCCCTTTGACCGGACTGGTTGGTGAACTGGTCAATGTCGATGGCAAAAGCAAGATTGCCGTCCGGCTGAATATGCTGGGATGCGCTTGTGTCAATATGCCTATTGGTTATGTCGAGGCTATCTGCGAGAAAAACTAA